One genomic segment of Streptomyces sp. TLI_146 includes these proteins:
- a CDS encoding polysaccharide deacetylase family protein, with translation MTISVRKLLAIAVLGAALAGCSSDPAPADRGAKAAPGASKPSTAPSAPLASPTPRAPAQAPTLAPGPGGLTPVFSRAPMGAEKVVALTFDADMTADQGPRAASGERFDNPALIADLRRLKVPATVFMTGRWADEYPAEARAIGTDPNFEVANHSYSHYAFKSPCYGLPVVPGDEMRADVEKATASFKKAGVRNAVPYFRFPGGCYDDEALRTLAPLKMTAVQWDVVSGDAFAHNADAVAEQVLAGVKPGSLVVMHCTRSAAPVTDRAIQRIVPELRKRGYRFVKVSDLIGSAAKR, from the coding sequence GTGACCATTTCTGTACGAAAGCTGCTGGCGATTGCCGTTCTCGGTGCCGCGCTCGCGGGCTGCAGCTCCGATCCCGCCCCCGCCGACCGTGGCGCGAAGGCGGCGCCGGGCGCGAGCAAGCCGTCCACCGCGCCCTCGGCGCCCCTTGCCTCCCCCACCCCGCGCGCCCCCGCCCAGGCGCCCACCCTCGCGCCCGGCCCCGGCGGTCTCACCCCCGTCTTCAGCCGCGCGCCCATGGGCGCGGAGAAGGTCGTCGCGCTCACCTTCGACGCCGACATGACCGCCGACCAGGGGCCGCGCGCGGCGAGCGGCGAGCGCTTCGACAACCCCGCGCTCATCGCCGATCTGCGGCGGCTCAAGGTGCCCGCCACCGTTTTCATGACGGGCCGCTGGGCCGACGAGTACCCGGCCGAGGCGCGCGCCATCGGGACCGACCCGAACTTCGAGGTCGCCAACCACTCGTACAGCCACTACGCCTTCAAGTCCCCCTGCTACGGGCTGCCGGTCGTCCCCGGGGACGAGATGCGCGCCGACGTCGAGAAGGCGACCGCCTCCTTCAAGAAGGCGGGCGTGCGCAACGCGGTGCCGTACTTCCGCTTCCCCGGCGGCTGCTACGACGACGAGGCGCTGCGGACGCTGGCGCCGCTGAAGATGACCGCGGTGCAGTGGGACGTGGTGAGCGGTGACGCGTTCGCGCACAACGCGGACGCGGTCGCCGAGCAGGTCCTCGCCGGTGTGAAGCCGGGCTCGCTGGTGGTCATGCACTGCACCCGCAGCGCGGCGCCGGTCACCGACCGGGCGATCCAGCGGATCGTGCCGGAGCTGCGCAAGCGCGGCTACCGCTTCGTGAAGGTGTCCGACCTGATCGGCTCGGCCGCCAAGAGGTAG
- a CDS encoding FAD-dependent oxidoreductase, whose protein sequence is MAAERLVVIGGDAAGMSAASQARRMKGPDDLEIVVFERGHFTSYSACGIPYWVGGDVAERDELIARTPEEHRERAIDLRMRTEALEIDTDGRRVRARDLESGEESWTAYDKLVVATGARPVRPRLPGIDAPGVHGVQTLDDGQALLDTLNATEGRRAVIVGAGYIGVEMAEALLHRDYEVTVVTRGEEPMSTLDADMGRLVHEAMDGMGITTVTGAEVTEILTGADGRVRGVATKDAEYPADVVVLGIGVEPRTELARKAGLPLGEHGGLLTDLAMRVRGHDDIWAGGDCVEVLDLVSGRERHIALGTHANKHGQLIGSGVGGGYGTFPGVVGTAVSKVCDLEIARTGLREREAREAGLQFVTATVKSTNSAGYYPGAALMTVKMLAERRTGRLLGVQIVGREGAAKRVDIAAVALTAGMTVEQMVTLDLGYAPPFSPVWDPVLVAARKAVSAVRAAGS, encoded by the coding sequence ATGGCGGCGGAGCGACTGGTGGTCATCGGGGGCGACGCGGCGGGGATGTCCGCCGCGTCGCAGGCCCGCAGGATGAAGGGGCCGGACGACCTGGAGATCGTGGTGTTCGAGCGCGGCCACTTCACCTCGTACTCCGCCTGCGGCATCCCCTACTGGGTGGGCGGCGACGTGGCGGAGCGCGACGAGCTGATCGCGCGCACCCCCGAGGAGCACCGCGAGCGCGCCATCGATCTGCGGATGCGCACCGAGGCGCTGGAGATCGACACCGACGGGCGGCGGGTGCGCGCCCGCGACCTGGAGTCGGGCGAGGAGTCGTGGACGGCGTACGACAAGCTCGTCGTCGCCACCGGCGCCCGCCCGGTGCGGCCGCGGCTGCCGGGCATCGACGCGCCGGGCGTCCACGGGGTGCAGACCCTCGACGACGGTCAGGCCCTGCTCGACACGCTGAACGCGACCGAGGGCCGCCGCGCGGTGATCGTGGGCGCGGGCTACATCGGCGTCGAGATGGCCGAGGCGCTGCTGCACCGCGACTACGAGGTCACGGTGGTGACCCGGGGCGAGGAGCCGATGTCCACGCTCGACGCGGACATGGGCCGCCTCGTCCACGAGGCGATGGACGGGATGGGCATCACCACGGTCACCGGCGCCGAGGTCACCGAGATCCTCACCGGTGCGGACGGCAGGGTCCGGGGGGTGGCGACGAAGGACGCCGAGTACCCGGCGGACGTCGTGGTCCTCGGCATCGGCGTCGAGCCGCGCACCGAGCTGGCCCGCAAGGCCGGGCTGCCGCTCGGCGAGCACGGCGGGCTGCTCACGGACCTGGCGATGCGGGTGCGCGGCCACGACGACATCTGGGCGGGCGGCGACTGCGTGGAGGTCCTCGACCTGGTGTCGGGCCGCGAGCGGCACATCGCGCTGGGCACGCACGCCAACAAGCACGGCCAGCTCATCGGCTCGGGCGTGGGCGGCGGCTACGGGACGTTCCCGGGCGTCGTCGGTACGGCGGTGAGCAAGGTCTGCGACCTGGAGATCGCCCGCACGGGGCTGCGCGAGCGCGAGGCACGCGAGGCGGGGCTCCAGTTCGTCACCGCGACGGTCAAGTCGACCAACAGCGCGGGGTACTACCCCGGGGCCGCCCTGATGACGGTGAAGATGCTCGCCGAGCGGCGTACGGGACGGCTGCTCGGCGTGCAGATCGTCGGCCGCGAGGGCGCCGCCAAGCGCGTCGACATCGCGGCCGTCGCGCTGACGGCGGGGATGACCGTGGAGCAGATGGTCACGCTGGACCTGGGGTACGCCCCGCCGTTCTCGCCGGTCTGGGACCCGGTCCTGGTCGCCGCCCGCAAGGCCGTGTCGGCGGTGCGGGCGGCGGGGAGCTAG
- a CDS encoding peptidyl-tRNA hydrolase, which produces MSSDETPVTPAPSPFHQEPNPRDEAPQYVLPMVVRIEKTEPPARTDALETAARAVLVMLSDERSLGDGEWAAAMRDWQDARIRKVVRRARGAEWRKASALPGITVTGKSAEVRVFPPVPLDGWPKELAKLQVSGTDLDDPAEPGAPDPLAPVLWLNPELDMSAGKAMAQAGHGAQLAWWELTQAQRTAWREADFALSVRVAPRGEWAALTAGGLPVVRDAGFTEIAPGSCTVVADHPGLRGRG; this is translated from the coding sequence GTGAGCAGTGACGAGACCCCCGTGACCCCCGCCCCGAGCCCGTTCCACCAGGAGCCGAACCCTCGCGACGAGGCCCCTCAGTACGTCCTCCCGATGGTCGTCCGCATCGAGAAGACGGAGCCGCCGGCCCGCACCGACGCGCTGGAGACGGCGGCCCGGGCCGTGCTGGTCATGCTCAGCGACGAGCGGTCGCTCGGCGACGGGGAGTGGGCGGCGGCGATGCGGGACTGGCAGGACGCCAGGATCCGCAAGGTGGTGCGGCGGGCGCGGGGCGCGGAGTGGCGCAAGGCCTCGGCGCTGCCGGGCATCACGGTCACCGGGAAGTCGGCCGAGGTGCGGGTCTTCCCGCCGGTCCCGCTCGACGGCTGGCCCAAGGAGCTGGCCAAGCTCCAGGTCTCCGGCACGGATCTGGACGACCCGGCCGAGCCGGGCGCCCCCGACCCGCTCGCGCCGGTGCTGTGGCTCAACCCGGAGCTCGACATGTCGGCGGGCAAGGCGATGGCCCAGGCCGGGCACGGGGCGCAGCTCGCGTGGTGGGAGCTGACGCAGGCGCAGCGCACGGCGTGGCGGGAGGCGGACTTCGCGCTGTCGGTACGGGTGGCGCCGCGCGGGGAGTGGGCGGCGCTGACGGCCGGCGGGCTGCCGGTGGTACGGGACGCGGGGTTCACGGAGATCGCGCCGGGGTCCTGCACGGTGGTGGCGGACCACCCGGGGCTGCGGGGCCGCGGATAG
- the hemG gene encoding protoporphyrinogen oxidase, with translation MDNSPVSAPHIVVVGGGISGLAAAHRLLESGARVTVLEATDRLGGKLYAGEIAGARVDLGAESMLARRPEGVGLAREVGLGDRLRPPAATAAIWTRGALRPMPKGHLMGVPADPASLTGIVSAEGLARIAQDRELPPTEVGDDIGVGEFVARRIGREVVDRLVEPLLGGVYAGDAYRISMRAAVPQLFAAARENTSLLDGVARMQAKAAAAPQNDGPVFLGLDGGMGTLPLAVADAVRAKGGSIRTRTPVLALTRTATGWLVRTESPEVPAIEADGVILASPARSASALLAAESPAAAAELATVEYASMALVTMAFRRTDLERLERSSGFLVPSVDGRTIKASTFSSYKWQWVTDRAPDLFVLRTSIGRFGEEQHLERDDADLVDLSLRDLGEAVGLAAKPVATEVTRWTGGLPQYPVGHLARVARVRAAVAKLPGLRVCGAAYDGVGIPACIWGARLAADEIIATSTLAQNTQRDAGQ, from the coding sequence ATGGACAACTCGCCCGTCAGCGCACCCCACATCGTCGTCGTCGGGGGCGGCATCTCCGGCCTCGCCGCCGCCCACCGCCTGCTGGAGTCCGGCGCGCGCGTGACGGTCCTGGAGGCCACCGACCGCCTCGGCGGCAAGTTGTACGCGGGCGAGATCGCGGGCGCGCGCGTGGACCTCGGCGCCGAGTCGATGCTGGCGCGCCGGCCCGAGGGCGTCGGCCTCGCGCGCGAGGTCGGCCTCGGCGACCGGCTGCGGCCGCCCGCGGCGACGGCGGCGATCTGGACGCGGGGCGCGCTGCGCCCGATGCCCAAGGGGCATCTGATGGGTGTCCCGGCCGACCCCGCCTCGCTCACCGGGATCGTCTCCGCCGAGGGCCTGGCGCGCATCGCCCAGGACCGCGAACTGCCGCCGACCGAGGTCGGGGACGACATCGGCGTCGGCGAGTTCGTCGCACGCCGCATCGGCCGCGAGGTCGTCGACCGGCTGGTGGAACCGCTCCTGGGCGGGGTGTACGCGGGCGACGCCTACCGGATCTCGATGCGCGCCGCCGTGCCCCAGCTCTTCGCCGCCGCGCGCGAGAACACCTCGCTGCTCGACGGCGTCGCCCGGATGCAGGCGAAGGCCGCCGCCGCGCCGCAGAACGACGGCCCGGTCTTCCTGGGCCTCGACGGCGGCATGGGCACCCTGCCGCTCGCGGTCGCGGACGCGGTGCGGGCCAAGGGCGGCTCCATCCGCACCAGGACGCCGGTGCTCGCCCTGACCCGCACGGCCACCGGCTGGCTGGTGCGCACGGAGTCGCCGGAGGTGCCCGCGATCGAGGCGGACGGCGTGATCCTGGCGTCCCCCGCCCGGTCCGCGTCCGCGCTGCTCGCCGCCGAGTCCCCGGCCGCCGCGGCCGAGCTGGCCACCGTGGAGTACGCCTCGATGGCCCTGGTCACCATGGCCTTCCGGCGTACCGACCTGGAGCGCCTGGAGCGCAGCTCCGGCTTCCTGGTCCCGTCCGTCGACGGCCGCACGATCAAGGCCTCCACCTTCTCCTCGTACAAGTGGCAGTGGGTCACCGACCGGGCCCCCGACCTCTTCGTGCTCCGCACCTCGATCGGGCGGTTCGGCGAGGAGCAGCACCTGGAGCGCGACGACGCCGATCTGGTGGACCTGTCGCTGCGTGACCTCGGGGAGGCGGTGGGCCTCGCCGCCAAGCCGGTCGCGACCGAGGTGACGCGCTGGACCGGCGGCCTGCCGCAGTACCCGGTGGGCCACCTCGCGCGCGTGGCCCGGGTCCGCGCCGCCGTGGCGAAGCTGCCCGGGCTGCGGGTCTGCGGGGCCGCGTACGACGGGGTCGGCATCCCGGCGTGCATCTGGGGCGCCCGCCTCGCCGCGGACGAGATCATCGCCACGTCGACCCTGGCGCAGAACACTCAGCGTGACGCGGGACAATAG
- a CDS encoding AIM24 family protein, translating into MKSDLFSSAHMAQPATEAGMTLQNAKSIKYAVNGEMLARQGAMIAYRGNLQFERRGQGIGGMLKRAVTGEGLPLMAVKGQGEAWFANEAQNCFIVDIEQGDVLTVNGRNVLCFDASLSYEIKTVKGSGIAGGGLFNSVFTGWGRLGLVCEGDPLVIPVTAQQPVYVDTDAVVGWTANLSTSLHRSQSIGSMIRGGSGEAVQLMLQGEGYVIVRPSEATPKKTEQH; encoded by the coding sequence ATGAAGAGCGATCTTTTCTCATCGGCGCACATGGCGCAGCCGGCCACCGAGGCCGGAATGACCCTGCAGAACGCCAAGTCCATCAAGTACGCGGTCAACGGCGAGATGCTCGCGCGTCAGGGAGCGATGATCGCCTACCGCGGAAACCTGCAGTTCGAGCGCCGCGGCCAGGGCATAGGCGGCATGCTCAAGCGCGCCGTCACCGGTGAGGGCCTGCCGCTGATGGCGGTCAAGGGGCAGGGCGAGGCGTGGTTCGCGAACGAGGCGCAGAACTGCTTCATCGTCGACATCGAGCAGGGCGACGTCCTCACGGTCAACGGCCGCAACGTCCTCTGCTTCGACGCGTCCCTCTCGTACGAGATCAAGACCGTCAAGGGCTCCGGCATCGCCGGTGGCGGCCTCTTCAACAGCGTCTTCACCGGCTGGGGCCGTCTCGGCCTGGTCTGCGAGGGCGACCCGCTGGTCATCCCGGTCACCGCGCAGCAGCCGGTGTACGTCGACACCGACGCGGTGGTCGGCTGGACCGCGAACCTGAGCACCTCGCTGCACCGCTCGCAGTCCATCGGCTCGATGATCCGCGGCGGCTCCGGCGAAGCCGTGCAGCTGATGCTCCAGGGCGAGGGCTATGTCATCGTCCGCCCGAGCGAGGCGACCCCGAAGAAGACCGAGCAGCACTGA
- a CDS encoding TIGR04222 domain-containing membrane protein produces MFWVLFLVAACLASALSCARLCLAASAAADQGPVTRDPELGLSLYEAAFLAGGPFRVTDLTLVTMHRARRLLLAHTGWATVVDPEGRDDLERSVIGAIGPGGQARIAAIRSATAAADAVHALADRLAAAGLAVPDATRTGVTASVRAVRGAAALTLALGAIALLMPGQDRATQAEIAAWFSLPMVLTLGCLFIARFEVHPHTRWASPDGQRLLGRIDPAGDPLTAVAVRGVSAVDDPALRTALSARRAA; encoded by the coding sequence ATGTTCTGGGTACTTTTCCTGGTCGCCGCGTGCCTCGCGTCCGCGCTCTCGTGCGCGCGGCTCTGCCTCGCCGCGTCCGCCGCGGCCGACCAGGGGCCGGTCACCCGGGACCCGGAGCTCGGCCTGTCGCTGTACGAGGCCGCGTTCCTGGCGGGCGGCCCGTTCCGGGTCACCGATCTGACCCTGGTCACCATGCACCGCGCCCGCCGGCTGCTGCTCGCGCACACCGGCTGGGCCACGGTCGTCGACCCGGAGGGCCGCGACGACCTGGAGCGGTCGGTGATCGGCGCGATCGGTCCGGGCGGACAGGCCCGGATAGCGGCGATCCGGTCGGCCACGGCCGCCGCCGACGCCGTGCACGCCCTGGCCGACCGGCTGGCGGCCGCCGGGCTCGCCGTCCCGGACGCGACCAGGACGGGCGTCACGGCCTCCGTACGGGCCGTGCGCGGCGCGGCGGCACTCACCCTCGCCCTGGGCGCGATCGCCCTGCTGATGCCCGGTCAGGACCGCGCCACCCAGGCCGAGATCGCCGCCTGGTTCTCGCTGCCGATGGTCCTGACCCTCGGCTGCCTCTTCATCGCCCGCTTCGAGGTCCATCCGCACACCCGCTGGGCCTCCCCCGACGGCCAGCGCCTGCTCGGCCGGATCGACCCGGCCGGCGACCCGCTCACCGCCGTGGCGGTGCGGGGCGTGAGCGCGGTGGACGACCCGGCGTTACGGACCGCCCTGAGCGCCCGGCGGGCGGCCTGA
- a CDS encoding alpha/beta hydrolase: MRAAALYGTLGSVVLSTLVAAPAGGVDPLTAEARGTVVAAQRAAATGIAFGRCPKAEMLPGSVQCGTVRVPLDYAKPRGRQITLTVSRVRSTGKRAARQGSLVYNPGGPGASSMYFPMVANLPEWKRIAGAYDLVGYAPRGVGRSAPLSCQDPKDFTKAPTQSPTDPSPSYKLERIAQAKAYAQGCARNAGAALRHYTSLNNARDLDVLRAALGERKLTFVGASYGTYFGAVYATLFPSHVRRMVFDSAVDPDPRQIWYRNNLDQSLAFESRWEDFRAWVARHDGVYHLGTTAEQVLENFEKVRARLAEEPAGGKVGPAQLQGAFLKAGYYDDYWAMRATALSAYLKGDPKPLIAQAAPRPEAAWDDENGNAVYTAVECNDAPWPTDWATWDRDNSELAEIAPFETWDNAWMNLPCAYWPAPRQKPVDVGAKHGALPPTLILAAERDAATPYPGALELQRRLPGSVLVTEKDAGTHGIGGGPNQCVNGYLVDYLLNGRTPVRRAACAPHPEPNPVSLDERSAPRAGQRPSAL; the protein is encoded by the coding sequence ATGAGAGCAGCAGCGCTGTACGGAACGCTCGGTTCCGTCGTTCTTTCCACCCTGGTCGCCGCACCGGCCGGCGGCGTGGATCCGCTCACCGCCGAGGCACGCGGCACCGTGGTCGCCGCCCAGCGCGCGGCCGCCACCGGGATCGCCTTCGGCCGCTGCCCCAAGGCGGAGATGCTCCCCGGCTCCGTCCAGTGCGGCACGGTCCGGGTCCCGCTCGACTACGCCAAGCCGAGGGGCCGTCAGATCACCCTCACCGTCAGCCGGGTGCGGTCCACCGGCAAGCGGGCCGCGCGCCAGGGCTCCCTGGTCTACAACCCGGGCGGCCCGGGCGCCTCCAGCATGTACTTCCCGATGGTCGCGAACCTGCCGGAGTGGAAGCGGATCGCGGGGGCGTACGACCTGGTGGGCTACGCCCCGCGCGGGGTGGGCCGCTCCGCGCCGCTGTCCTGCCAGGACCCGAAGGACTTCACCAAGGCGCCCACGCAGTCCCCGACCGACCCCTCGCCCTCGTACAAACTGGAGCGGATCGCCCAGGCCAAGGCGTACGCGCAGGGCTGTGCGCGGAACGCGGGCGCGGCGCTGCGGCACTACACGAGCCTCAACAACGCGCGCGACCTCGATGTGCTGCGGGCCGCGCTCGGCGAGCGGAAGCTGACGTTCGTCGGCGCCTCCTACGGCACGTACTTCGGCGCCGTGTACGCCACGCTCTTCCCCTCCCACGTGCGCCGGATGGTCTTCGACTCGGCGGTCGACCCCGACCCGCGGCAGATCTGGTACCGCAACAACCTCGACCAGTCGCTGGCGTTCGAGAGCCGCTGGGAGGACTTCCGCGCCTGGGTCGCCCGGCACGACGGCGTCTACCACCTGGGCACCACGGCCGAGCAGGTCCTGGAGAACTTCGAGAAGGTGCGCGCCCGGCTGGCCGAGGAGCCCGCGGGCGGCAAGGTCGGCCCCGCACAGCTCCAGGGCGCGTTCCTGAAAGCGGGGTACTACGACGACTACTGGGCGATGCGGGCGACCGCGCTCTCGGCGTATCTCAAGGGCGACCCCAAGCCGCTGATCGCGCAGGCGGCGCCGCGCCCGGAGGCGGCGTGGGACGACGAGAACGGGAACGCGGTGTACACGGCGGTCGAGTGCAACGACGCGCCCTGGCCGACGGACTGGGCCACCTGGGACCGCGACAACAGCGAGCTGGCGGAGATCGCCCCGTTCGAGACGTGGGACAACGCGTGGATGAACCTGCCGTGCGCCTACTGGCCGGCGCCCCGGCAGAAGCCGGTGGACGTAGGGGCGAAGCACGGGGCGCTGCCGCCGACGCTGATCCTGGCCGCCGAGCGGGACGCGGCGACGCCGTACCCGGGGGCGCTGGAGCTTCAGCGCAGACTGCCGGGGTCGGTCCTGGTGACCGAGAAGGACGCCGGTACGCACGGCATCGGCGGCGGTCCCAACCAGTGCGTCAACGGCTACCTGGTGGACTACCTGCTGAACGGACGGACGCCGGTGCGGCGCGCTGCGTGCGCGCCGCACCCGGAGCCGAACCCGGTGTCGCTGGACGAGCGGTCGGCACCCAGGGCTGGGCAGCGGCCGTCCGCTCTCTGA
- a CDS encoding DUF692 domain-containing protein, with the protein MELGIGIGWRPEIADAVERLPGVDWVEAVAENLCPGHLPESLVRLRRRGVTVVPHGVSLGLGGADRPDPGRLAELAARAEALSAPLVTEHIAFVRAGGALTASPRLEAGHLLPVPRTWDALEVLCENVRIAQDCLPVPLALENIAALVNWPDEDMTEGQFLAELVERTGVRLLIDVANLHTNRVNRGEDPAKALAELPVEAIAYVHVAGGVEKDGVWHDTHAHPVGAEVLGVLAELVSRVSPRGVLLERDDAFPPEAELAGELGAIRAVLAGISPTPPLPETLRGRGVGVLPGATPPDPLAGPAAPAPRFRGSAPDPAPQTPEGLKVPHSPEPARPALDTPTPSKGDESAPDTPNPLRGAGNCATSPPRLADERGGPGAKPPAASIKHPPGRPPRAFGKGRGGENPPAPDTRLTLALAQTSLLSALVAGTPIPHGFDPARLRVQARALAAKRADVVAKVAPELPRILGDAYRSAYLAYARSRPLRDGYRRDALDFVESLLKQDLDGDVARQLGRWWKERAGTRPQGRAARFLKGLVRAA; encoded by the coding sequence ATGGAGCTGGGCATCGGTATCGGCTGGCGGCCCGAGATCGCCGACGCCGTGGAGCGGCTGCCGGGCGTCGACTGGGTGGAGGCCGTGGCCGAGAACCTCTGCCCCGGCCACCTTCCCGAGTCGCTGGTACGGCTGCGGCGGCGCGGGGTCACGGTCGTGCCGCACGGCGTCTCGCTGGGCCTCGGCGGTGCCGACCGGCCCGACCCGGGGCGCCTGGCCGAGCTGGCCGCGCGGGCGGAGGCGCTGTCGGCTCCGCTGGTCACCGAGCACATCGCGTTCGTACGGGCCGGGGGCGCCCTCACCGCGTCGCCGCGCCTGGAGGCCGGGCACCTGCTGCCGGTGCCGCGCACCTGGGACGCGCTGGAGGTGCTCTGCGAGAACGTCCGTATCGCGCAGGACTGTCTGCCGGTGCCGCTCGCCCTGGAGAACATAGCGGCGCTGGTGAACTGGCCGGACGAGGACATGACGGAGGGCCAGTTCCTCGCGGAGCTGGTGGAACGTACGGGGGTGCGGCTCCTCATCGACGTGGCGAACCTCCACACGAACCGGGTGAACCGGGGGGAGGACCCGGCGAAGGCCCTCGCCGAGCTGCCGGTGGAGGCGATCGCGTACGTCCATGTCGCCGGGGGCGTGGAGAAGGACGGGGTGTGGCACGACACGCATGCGCATCCGGTGGGGGCGGAGGTGCTGGGTGTCCTGGCGGAGCTGGTGTCGCGGGTTTCGCCTCGGGGGGTGCTGCTGGAGCGGGACGACGCGTTTCCGCCGGAGGCGGAGTTGGCGGGGGAGCTGGGGGCGATCCGGGCCGTGCTGGCGGGGATTTCCCCCACCCCGCCCCTTCCCGAAACCCTCCGGGGGCGGGGGGTGGGGGTTCTGCCGGGGGCTACGCCCCCGGACCCCCTCGCGGGGCCTGCGGCCCCTGCACCCCGCTTCCGGGGCTCCGCCCCGGACCCCGCTCCTCAAACGCCGGAGGGGCTGAAGGTGCCCCACTCCCCCGAACCCGCCAGGCCAGCCCTGGACACCCCCACCCCCTCAAAGGGCGACGAATCGGCACCGGACACTCCCAACCCCCTAAGGGGCGCGGGGAACTGCGCGACCAGCCCCCCACGGCTCGCAGACGAACGAGGGGGTCCGGGGGCGAAGCCCCCGGCAGCGAGCATCAAGCACCCACCCGGCCGGCCGCCCAGGGCTTTCGGGAAGGGGCGGGGTGGGGAGAACCCACCCGCCCCCGACACCCGGCTCACGCTCGCCCTGGCCCAGACCTCCCTCCTCTCCGCCCTCGTCGCCGGCACCCCCATCCCCCACGGCTTCGACCCCGCCCGCCTCCGCGTCCAGGCCCGCGCCCTCGCCGCCAAACGGGCCGACGTCGTCGCGAAGGTGGCGCCGGAGCTGCCCCGGATCCTCGGGGACGCGTACCGGTCGGCGTACCTCGCGTACGCCAGGAGCCGCCCCCTGCGCGACGGCTACCGGCGCGACGCCCTCGACTTCGTGGAGTCGCTGCTCAAGCAGGACCTCGACGGCGACGTCGCACGGCAGTTGGGGCGGTGGTGGAAGGAGCGCGCCGGCACCCGGCCGCAGGGGCGCGCCGCCCGCTTCCTGAAGGGGCTCGTCAGGGCGGCCTAA
- the hemQ gene encoding hydrogen peroxide-dependent heme synthase, producing MSAPEKIPNAGKKAKDLNEVIRYTLWSVFKLRDVLPEDRSGFADEVQELFDQLAAKDITVRGTYDLSGLRADADLMIWWHAETADELQTAYNLFRRTKLGRALEPVWSNMALHRPAEFNKSHIPAFLADETPRDYVSVYPFVRSYDWYLLPDEDRRRMLADHGKMARGFPDVRANTVASFSLGDYEWLLAFEADELYRIVDLMRHLRASEARMHVREEVPFYTGRRKSVADLVAGLA from the coding sequence ATGAGTGCACCGGAAAAGATCCCGAACGCAGGGAAGAAGGCGAAGGACCTCAACGAGGTCATCCGCTACACGCTGTGGTCCGTCTTCAAGCTGCGCGACGTGCTGCCCGAGGACCGCTCCGGCTTCGCCGACGAGGTCCAGGAGCTGTTCGACCAGCTCGCCGCCAAGGACATCACCGTCCGCGGCACCTACGACCTCTCCGGGCTGCGGGCCGACGCCGACCTCATGATCTGGTGGCACGCGGAGACGGCCGACGAGCTCCAGACCGCGTACAACCTCTTCCGCCGCACCAAGCTGGGCCGCGCCCTGGAGCCGGTCTGGTCGAACATGGCGCTGCACCGCCCCGCCGAGTTCAACAAGTCGCACATCCCGGCCTTCCTGGCCGACGAGACCCCGCGCGACTACGTGTCGGTCTACCCCTTCGTGCGCAGCTACGACTGGTACCTGCTGCCCGACGAGGACCGCCGCCGTATGCTCGCCGACCACGGCAAGATGGCTCGCGGCTTCCCCGACGTGCGCGCCAACACGGTCGCCTCGTTCTCGCTCGGCGACTACGAGTGGCTGCTCGCCTTCGAGGCCGACGAGCTGTACCGCATCGTCGACCTCATGCGTCATCTGCGCGCCTCCGAGGCCCGGATGCACGTCCGCGAGGAGGTCCCGTTCTACACGGGCCGCCGCAAGTCGGTCGCGGACCTGGTGGCGGGCCTGGCCTGA
- a CDS encoding DUF4142 domain-containing protein: MRRIILSGTGLVVVALTATIAALLFPVWSYADRSGTGLANLNAGSVPTRWGPLSASDRDFVVRVRLAGLWELPAGQQAVERAPSAAVTAAGHHLIDGHAFLDARVREVAAQLGMELPDQPNAQQQGWLRTLTSESGTTYEKDFANILRSAHGKVFSLVAQVRANTRNSLVRALADDANTTVLDHIRMLEATGLVDFDALSRDSVAGTTASPSGPPPPTPGATFASPVPVTPSFPLPPAASRANPTDTP; encoded by the coding sequence ATGCGTCGGATAATTCTTTCCGGTACCGGCCTGGTCGTCGTCGCCCTGACCGCGACCATCGCCGCCCTGCTCTTCCCCGTCTGGTCCTACGCCGACCGCTCGGGCACCGGGCTCGCCAATCTCAACGCCGGGTCCGTGCCCACCCGCTGGGGGCCGCTGTCGGCCTCCGACCGGGACTTCGTCGTACGGGTCAGACTCGCCGGGCTGTGGGAGCTGCCCGCCGGGCAGCAGGCCGTCGAGCGGGCGCCCAGCGCGGCCGTCACGGCCGCCGGGCACCACCTCATCGACGGGCACGCCTTCCTCGACGCGCGCGTGCGCGAGGTCGCGGCCCAGCTCGGGATGGAGCTGCCGGACCAGCCCAACGCCCAACAGCAGGGATGGCTGCGGACCTTGACCTCGGAGAGCGGCACCACGTACGAGAAGGACTTCGCCAACATCCTGCGTTCGGCGCACGGGAAGGTGTTCTCGCTGGTCGCGCAGGTCCGGGCCAACACCCGCAACTCGCTGGTGCGCGCGCTCGCCGACGACGCCAACACGACGGTCCTGGACCACATCCGGATGCTGGAGGCGACCGGCCTCGTCGACTTCGACGCGCTGTCGCGGGACAGCGTCGCCGGAACGACCGCGTCGCCCAGCGGGCCGCCCCCGCCCACCCCGGGCGCCACTTTCGCCTCTCCCGTACCGGTCACCCCGTCGTTCCCACTGCCGCCCGCCGCCAGCCGGGCCAACCCCACCGACACTCCGTAA